GATGACGGTGCAAGTGCTCCTTGAACCACTCCACAAAGTACTAATAAAATTGCTAATGCTATGGCTGATGTATGATAAAAGCCTATAATTATACAAATAATTGCGCTTAAAAATAGACATCCAGCATATAGTTTTCTGAGATTAACCTTGTCCCCTAATGCTCCCATAAAAAATTTAGATAATCCATAAGATATTGTCAAACAAGAAAGTAAAGCTGATATATCTTGTTTAGTCCAGTTGTTTGTAACCATTATAACTTTAGACATTAGCTTAAAGTTATTTCTTACTAAATAAGCACAAATATAACCAATAAAGGCAACTACGAATACCATTCTTTGTCTCTTCAAAAACGTAGCAAATTTCTCAGGATTGCTTCTTTGATAAATGTCTTTTTGTTCCATTTTCTTTCCCCCCGCTTTTTAAAAGTTTATGTAAACCTTACCCATACAGCCTATTAGCTGTCTGTACTTACATTGTAGCTAAATACCGAAAGTTTTTATGTCGGTATTCTCCTTAATTTAAAGTAAGATTTTATTACTTCCTTTGTCAGATAAATTCCTATAAAAAGGTAAGAAAAAACACCCAAAATGGGTGTAATAGATAAAAATTTATTATGGCTTAGAAGCTATACTTTACTGTTTTGTATTTATTTAGTATTTTTATCCTCTGAAATAAACCCGTACTTCAATGCATAACTGACTATCTGGCTCTTTTTTGTGAAGTTCAACTTTTCCATTATCCGGGTCTTGTAGGTATCAATGGTTTTTATACTTAAATAAAGCTTATCACCTATTTCCTTAAGAGAATAGCCCCATGCCAAAAGCTTAAGTACTTCTCTTTCTCTTGAGCTTAGAAGGGTGTATGGATCATCTTCCTGCACTTCCTTCATTGGTTCTGTAATCAGCATATTCAAAAGGCTCATGGAGTCTTTAGGGCTTAGATAAATCATTCCCTTGTTCACTTCACTTATGGCAAGAAACAGCTCAGTATCAACAGAACCCTTCTGCACATATGCCACAGCACCTGCACGCATAACCTCCTTGATATAGTTTTCATCGTCATGCATGGTAAGCACAATTATCTTGGTTTTAAAACCACGGCTTTTTATCTCTTTTATACATTCTAACCCATCCATATTAGGCATAGATATGTCAAGAATGATAATATCAGGTCTTTTTTCCTGAAGGATCAAGAGAGCTTCTTCACCATCTGATGCCTCACCCACCACCTTGAAAGAGGGCTCTCTCTCCAAAAGCAGCTTGAGACCAGACCTAAGCAATACATGATCATCAGCAAGTACTATTGTAGTCTCTCTAATCATAAAACTTGTTCTCCCTTCCAGCAGGAACTATAGTGGGGATTGTTATTTTGATGGTAGTGCCAACCTTGTCAGATACCATATTGAAGGTGCCCCCGAAAAGCTCTGCCCGCTCCTGCATTCCGTATATGCCTATTCGATTTTCTTCTTTAGTCCTTCTTAAGGCTTCATTATTGATACCCTTGCCGTCATCTGAAACAACAAGAACAATGTGCTCTCCACTGTTTTCTAGGTTTATTCTTACGTTTCTTGCTCCTGAATGCTTAACAATATTTGTCAGACATTCTTGCATAATTCTATATAAAGCCAATACAATTTGGTTATCCATAGGATAATCGGAAACATTGTGTGTAAAATCTACTGCAATCCCGAAATGCTCCTGATATTTGGAAATATATTTTCCCATGGCTGCCACAAGTCCCAAATCATCTAAAACAGGGGGCCTCAATTCAACAGCAAGATTGCGAACCCCTCTTATGATATCTGCTACCACATCCCTGACTCCAAGTATCATTTCCCTTTTTTCACTGTCGGTCTCACTATCTGCAAGCAGCCGCATGGACACTATAAGGGACGTTAATGCCTGGCTTGTCTCATCATGAAGTTCCCTAGATATGCGCTTTCGTTCATTCTCCTGGACAGTAATCAGCTTATTCAGAAGCATATCCCTCATTCGCTCCTTTTCCTGTAAAGCCTCCACCAGTTTATCCCTGTCTTCGTTTATCTTTATAAGGCTTTCTGCCATAATATTAAAATCCGTAGCAAGCTCTCCTATTTCATCATTTGTGGTTACCTCTACCCGGCTGCTTAAGTTGCCGCAGGCAATCTCCCTTGAGGCCTTCACCAAGTCCTGGATTGGTTTTGTGAACATTGCCGTAAGTCTTGCCGTCATTATGGCCGCAACTGCACATACTAGTAGGGTAATGAGAATAATTGCTCTCAGCTTTTCCTTAATCAGGCTTCTTATATATTCCTCCATGATACCTGCCCTGGCAAAGCCGACCTTACCACCCTCTATAGGTACAATAATATCCAGCATCAACCCCTCATTAGTATTTATTTCTTCTATGTTGTAATTTGAAACATTAAGCCTTGAGTTTATGTTCAATAGTCCCTTAGGTATGCCATTTGTGAAGGTATGAGCCAAAAGACCTCCTTTATGGTCTGTAACTAAAACATATCTGATATCCTTATTACTATTTTTCATTTCATTTGCCACTTCATGAAGTGAAATAAGGTCGTTTACAAGTATATACCCTGCACACGAAGACGCTATTCGCTTTGTTATTTCAATACCCCGCTTTTCAAATTGTTCAGACATAGCTGTATTAAGAGAATTCCACATGAGACCCCCCACAAGTACGCTGAATAGCACAAGTATTAAAATGAATATCCTTATTATTTTATTATAGATGTTCAATTCTGCAAACCATTTCATTCTTCTGTTCCCATTTCATTTATTATACTTCGTTGATACTCATACAAATCTGGCTCCGGTTCAACATATCGGTCTACAAGCAGGTTTTCCAAGGCAGCCTGCACTTCAGTTTCCTTGTGCATGTTAAGAAAAATATCCCTTAGAGCTTTGATTTGATTTTCACCAAGACTCTTTCTTACCACCACAGGACCAGTACCGTTCTTTTCAGAAGTTGCCACTATTTTTACCATTTCCGTGAGACCATCCTTATTCTCCTTTGAGTAATTGTACACGTAGCTTCCAATAGCAGCACCGTCTATAACTTTATTTGCAACAGCCTGCAAGGCTTTTTCATGACTGTAGGTATAGGTATAATTTCTGAAGAAGTTTTCGGGCTTTTGGTTTATTTGTCTCAGCATTTGTGTAGGAGCAAGATAACCTGAAAAACTGAGAGGATCAGTAAAAGCAAAGGTTTTTCCCTTCAAATCCTCCAGTGTTTCGATATTGCTGTCCTTTGAAACGATAATATAGGAATAATAGTATGGAACTCCAAAACGAACCTGCATTACCAGGGGCTC
The genomic region above belongs to Clostridium swellfunianum and contains:
- a CDS encoding ATP-binding protein, with translation MKWFAELNIYNKIIRIFILILVLFSVLVGGLMWNSLNTAMSEQFEKRGIEITKRIASSCAGYILVNDLISLHEVANEMKNSNKDIRYVLVTDHKGGLLAHTFTNGIPKGLLNINSRLNVSNYNIEEINTNEGLMLDIIVPIEGGKVGFARAGIMEEYIRSLIKEKLRAIILITLLVCAVAAIMTARLTAMFTKPIQDLVKASREIACGNLSSRVEVTTNDEIGELATDFNIMAESLIKINEDRDKLVEALQEKERMRDMLLNKLITVQENERKRISRELHDETSQALTSLIVSMRLLADSETDSEKREMILGVRDVVADIIRGVRNLAVELRPPVLDDLGLVAAMGKYISKYQEHFGIAVDFTHNVSDYPMDNQIVLALYRIMQECLTNIVKHSGARNVRINLENSGEHIVLVVSDDGKGINNEALRRTKEENRIGIYGMQERAELFGGTFNMVSDKVGTTIKITIPTIVPAGRENKFYD
- the phnD gene encoding phosphate/phosphite/phosphonate ABC transporter substrate-binding protein, which translates into the protein MTRNMKIILCLAAVLVLLITQWGTSSKNLAYIDFSAEDSSDSVEIRSLQTDEGERPLRIAVCPIISRSNTIESYRVITDYISQKLKRENVLIQRESYAEISSLLANGGADIAFFASGAYNSYEGSEKIEPLVMQVRFGVPYYYSYIIVSKDSNIETLEDLKGKTFAFTDPLSFSGYLAPTQMLRQINQKPENFFRNYTYTYSHEKALQAVANKVIDGAAIGSYVYNYSKENKDGLTEMVKIVATSEKNGTGPVVVRKSLGENQIKALRDIFLNMHKETEVQAALENLLVDRYVEPEPDLYEYQRSIINEMGTEE
- a CDS encoding response regulator is translated as MIRETTIVLADDHVLLRSGLKLLLEREPSFKVVGEASDGEEALLILQEKRPDIIILDISMPNMDGLECIKEIKSRGFKTKIIVLTMHDDENYIKEVMRAGAVAYVQKGSVDTELFLAISEVNKGMIYLSPKDSMSLLNMLITEPMKEVQEDDPYTLLSSREREVLKLLAWGYSLKEIGDKLYLSIKTIDTYKTRIMEKLNFTKKSQIVSYALKYGFISEDKNTK